The Vulgatibacter sp. genome window below encodes:
- a CDS encoding vWA domain-containing protein — protein sequence MFLDFFFELRGRRVPVGLQEWMTLMRALALGLHEASLDGFYDVARAICVKDLAHYDAFDAAFLAVFEGIEKDGLAFTAALESWLANPRQLEGLTPAQRAMLQGLDLEELRRLFEERLREQKKRHEGGSKWIGTGGTSPFGSGGYHPSGVRIGDGGRRSAMQVAHERRYSDYRTDRVLDVRRMDVALRMLRVLGREGAPEELDIDATIEQTARNAGELEVVVRPRRRNRAKVVLLMDVGGSMDPHAHLVEQLFSAASRAGRFARFRPYYFHNCVYEAVYEDARFRRPVPLPQLLGSSDRDEILVIVGDAAMHPAELLQPGGHIYFYDQNERPGIEWMRELAEHFPRRAWLNPEPPSYWAQTLTAELLGRHFPMFPLTLDGLERAVRRLLRGHGAAAA from the coding sequence GTGTTTCTCGACTTCTTCTTCGAGCTGCGCGGCCGGCGGGTGCCGGTGGGACTGCAGGAGTGGATGACCCTGATGCGGGCGCTCGCGCTGGGCCTGCACGAGGCGTCACTCGATGGCTTCTATGACGTCGCCCGCGCGATCTGCGTGAAGGATCTTGCGCATTACGACGCATTCGATGCTGCGTTCCTTGCGGTTTTCGAAGGGATCGAGAAGGACGGTCTCGCCTTCACGGCGGCGCTGGAGTCGTGGCTCGCCAACCCCCGCCAGCTCGAGGGCCTCACCCCGGCGCAGCGGGCGATGCTCCAGGGGCTCGATCTCGAGGAGCTCCGGCGCCTCTTCGAGGAGCGGCTGCGGGAGCAGAAGAAGCGGCACGAGGGCGGCTCGAAGTGGATCGGCACCGGGGGCACCTCGCCCTTCGGGAGCGGCGGTTACCATCCCTCGGGGGTGCGGATCGGCGACGGCGGAAGGCGGTCGGCGATGCAGGTGGCGCACGAGCGGCGCTACAGCGACTACCGCACCGATCGCGTGCTCGACGTGCGCCGAATGGACGTGGCGCTGCGGATGCTCCGGGTCCTCGGACGGGAGGGTGCGCCGGAGGAACTCGACATCGACGCCACCATCGAGCAGACCGCGCGCAACGCGGGCGAGCTCGAGGTGGTCGTCCGGCCGCGACGGCGGAACCGGGCGAAGGTCGTGCTGCTCATGGACGTGGGCGGATCGATGGATCCGCATGCGCATCTGGTGGAGCAGCTCTTCAGCGCAGCCTCCCGGGCCGGACGCTTCGCGCGCTTTCGCCCCTACTACTTCCACAATTGCGTCTACGAGGCGGTCTACGAGGACGCGCGCTTCCGCAGACCGGTGCCGCTGCCGCAGCTTCTGGGCTCGAGCGATCGGGACGAGATCCTGGTGATCGTGGGTGATGCGGCGATGCACCCGGCGGAGCTCCTGCAGCCGGGCGGCCACATCTACTTCTACGATCAGAACGAGCGCCCGGGGATCGAGTGGATGCGGGAGCTGGCGGAGCACTTCCCAAGGCGGGCGTGGCTCAACCCGGAGCCGCCGTCGTATTGGGCGCAGACGCTGACGGCGGAGCTGCTCGGACGGCACTTCCCGATGTTTCCGCTGACGCTCGACGGGCTCGAGCGCGCGGTGCGGCGGCTGCTGCGCGGGCACGGGGCTGCGGCGGCCTGA